The following proteins are co-located in the Deinococcus detaillensis genome:
- a CDS encoding LLM class flavin-dependent oxidoreductase has protein sequence MTSPVLSVLDLVPLTAGGSAQAIKDTVELAQHVEALNFKRYWLAEHHNMQSLVSSAPELLIAALSQRTTTLRLGAGGMMLPNHSPLKVAELFRTLEALAPDRIDLGLGRAPGTDMRTALALRRSREALQADDFESQLTELLAFGGREFAGKHPFAGTAFEGVIAAPYDQPLPPLWMLSSSGHGASVAAEIGAGLAFAAHINPDFDLAAQSIKAYRQAFRPSEQFPVPKVIVAQTVIVADTDAEAERLALPLGLMFLRLVRGQTEPFASVEEAERYPYTPAERAQLATMRRTGRFVAGSSATVKARLDQVLEMTGADELMIGSMIPDLADRKRSYERLAQLYPQKVQQSAAD, from the coding sequence ATGACCTCTCCTGTTCTTTCCGTTCTCGATTTGGTGCCGCTCACCGCTGGCGGCAGCGCTCAGGCCATTAAAGACACCGTGGAACTGGCGCAGCACGTCGAGGCGCTCAATTTCAAAAGATATTGGCTGGCCGAGCACCACAACATGCAGTCGCTGGTCAGCAGCGCTCCCGAATTGCTGATCGCCGCGCTGAGCCAGCGTACCACCACGCTGCGGCTGGGCGCGGGCGGCATGATGTTGCCCAACCACTCGCCGCTCAAAGTCGCTGAACTGTTCCGCACGCTCGAAGCACTGGCCCCTGACCGCATCGATCTGGGACTGGGCCGCGCTCCCGGCACCGACATGAGGACGGCGCTGGCCCTCAGAAGGTCGCGTGAAGCTTTGCAAGCCGACGATTTCGAGTCTCAACTCACCGAACTGCTGGCCTTCGGTGGGCGCGAGTTCGCGGGTAAGCATCCGTTTGCGGGCACCGCTTTTGAAGGCGTCATCGCCGCGCCTTATGATCAACCGCTTCCGCCGCTGTGGATGCTGAGCAGCTCCGGTCACGGCGCGTCGGTGGCCGCCGAAATTGGTGCGGGGCTGGCTTTTGCCGCCCACATCAACCCCGACTTCGACTTGGCGGCGCAGTCGATTAAAGCCTACCGCCAAGCCTTCCGGCCTTCCGAGCAGTTCCCGGTTCCCAAAGTCATCGTGGCGCAAACCGTGATCGTGGCCGACACCGACGCCGAAGCTGAGCGCCTGGCCTTGCCGCTGGGCCTGATGTTCTTGCGGTTGGTGCGCGGCCAGACCGAGCCATTTGCCAGCGTGGAGGAAGCGGAGCGCTATCCGTACACGCCCGCCGAACGCGCCCAGCTCGCCACCATGCGCCGAACGGGCCGGTTTGTAGCTGGCAGTTCGGCAACGGTCAAAGCGCGGCTGGATCAGGTTCTGGAGATGACCGGCGCGGATGAGCTGATGATCGGCAGCATGATCCCCGATTTGGCCGACAGAAAGCGCTCGTATGAACGGTTGGCGCAGCTCTATCCGCAAAAAGTGCAGCAGAGCGCGGCAGATTAG
- the pgi gene encoding glucose-6-phosphate isomerase: MTKSTSLTQQPAWQALERHYDQLKDKQLRELFADDAGRGEKLTAEGAGLFLDYSKNRVTDETLRLLLQLAEQTGVAAKRDAMFAGEKINVTEGRAVLHTALRVPKGGTVMVDGVNVVPEVHAVLDKMAAFADQVRAGTWLGYTGKPIKNIVNIGIGGSDLGPVMAYEGLKFYSQRDLTVRFVSNVDGTDLVEKTHGFDPAETLFIVSSKTFTTQETMANATSARAWLLDTLKDDAAVARHFVAVSTNAEAVGKFGIDTANMFGFWDWVGGRYSMDSAIGLSLMIAVGPANFHELLAGFHEMDEHFRTAPADKNLPMLLALLGLWYDDFFDAQTVAILPYDQYLSHFSAYLQQLDMESNGKHVTLEGDLVDYQTGPVIWGQPGTNGQHAFYQLIHQGTKLIPCDFIGFIQTLNPLTPHHDLLMANVFAQTEALAFGKTRQEVEADGVKAEQVAHRVFEGNRPTNTILADKLTPRILGSLIALYEHKVFVQGAIWNINSFDQWGVELGKVLASKIVPELQAGAEPDLQHDSSTNALIRRYRAGRRAE; the protein is encoded by the coding sequence ATGACAAAATCCACTTCTCTGACCCAACAGCCGGCTTGGCAAGCCTTAGAGCGTCACTACGATCAGCTCAAAGACAAGCAGTTGCGGGAGTTGTTCGCCGACGACGCCGGGCGCGGCGAAAAGCTGACTGCCGAGGGCGCGGGCCTTTTTCTGGATTACTCCAAGAATCGGGTGACTGACGAAACGCTCAGGCTCCTGCTACAGCTTGCCGAACAGACCGGCGTGGCCGCCAAGCGCGATGCCATGTTCGCGGGCGAGAAAATCAACGTGACCGAAGGCCGAGCCGTGCTGCACACCGCCCTGCGTGTTCCCAAAGGCGGCACGGTAATGGTGGACGGCGTGAACGTGGTGCCGGAGGTTCACGCGGTGCTGGACAAGATGGCCGCCTTCGCTGATCAGGTACGGGCCGGGACATGGCTGGGTTACACCGGCAAGCCGATCAAAAATATCGTCAACATCGGCATCGGCGGCTCTGATCTCGGCCCGGTGATGGCTTACGAGGGTCTCAAGTTCTACAGCCAGCGCGATTTGACCGTGCGCTTCGTCTCGAATGTGGACGGTACCGACCTCGTCGAGAAAACACACGGCTTCGACCCCGCCGAGACGCTGTTTATCGTGTCCAGCAAGACCTTCACCACGCAGGAGACCATGGCAAATGCGACTTCGGCGCGGGCTTGGTTGTTGGACACTTTAAAAGACGACGCGGCGGTGGCGCGGCACTTCGTGGCCGTCTCCACCAACGCGGAAGCGGTGGGCAAGTTCGGCATCGACACCGCCAACATGTTCGGCTTCTGGGACTGGGTGGGTGGGCGCTACAGCATGGACAGCGCCATTGGCCTGTCGCTGATGATCGCCGTTGGCCCCGCCAATTTCCATGAGCTGCTGGCCGGGTTTCACGAGATGGACGAGCATTTCCGCACTGCGCCCGCCGACAAAAATCTGCCGATGCTGCTGGCCCTGTTGGGCCTGTGGTACGACGATTTTTTTGACGCCCAAACCGTTGCTATTTTGCCCTACGACCAATACCTCTCGCACTTCAGCGCTTATTTGCAGCAGCTCGATATGGAGAGCAACGGCAAGCATGTGACGCTTGAGGGCGATCTGGTGGATTATCAGACCGGCCCGGTCATCTGGGGCCAGCCCGGCACCAACGGCCAGCACGCGTTTTATCAACTGATTCACCAGGGCACCAAGCTGATTCCCTGCGACTTCATCGGCTTTATTCAAACGCTCAATCCGCTGACGCCGCACCACGATCTGCTGATGGCCAACGTGTTCGCTCAAACCGAGGCGCTGGCGTTCGGCAAAACTCGGCAAGAAGTCGAAGCCGATGGCGTCAAGGCCGAGCAAGTGGCGCACCGCGTCTTTGAAGGCAACCGGCCCACCAATACCATCTTGGCCGACAAGCTGACCCCGCGCATTCTGGGCAGCTTGATCGCCCTGTACGAACACAAAGTCTTCGTGCAGGGCGCGATCTGGAATATCAATTCGTTTGATCAGTGGGGCGTAGAACTCGGTAAGGTGCTGGCCTCCAAAATCGTGCC